ttgtaagtccttgttggactaagactAGGAAGAGTAGAAGTGGGagtcgacattggagtaatttctgccttctgtccttatttatttcattctcccATCTGCTTCTAGgggatctcctccaaaacattcttaaaatgaTCAAGATTATCagtttgattttcctttttttttaacatgcacatTAAACACACGATTTTCAAGATGATTAATACCTCTCAAGGCTGATTGCAGTGTATTTAATAGAACACAATGACCACACAGCTTCTCCCCAtcgaaaaattttcaaattgtcaggattaccacgttcctttttttttttatttttatattccggCAAGACatggaataattataaataataaatagataatatgtaaaatgaaaAGCCCTTCCTTTcaattaattctttttcaaatttaacccATGCTCCTCCTTTTATATCAGGATTCATTTCAGTTGGAGCAACTACAATTTCATCAACAGTCTTTTCATTAGGCAATATTTTGTAACTATGAAGagtctgaaaaataaaattataattaaacattagtcatgattacattaaaaaaaaattataagcaaattcaaagttacatttattctactattaataatgtatttaccGGTAAATGCATGTTTTGATTTGAAGAAGTGCAAACCTCATCCCAATACAATTCCTTGGTCCATGGCCAAAAGCCATAAAGCTATAGACacttctctctctttttttcatcctcAAAGTTATTTGGATTGAATTTTGTAGGTTCCTCAAAATGCTCTCCATTCAAACTAAAGGCATCGTTTGGAAAGATGAATAATGTTTCTGCACAATTgaagggaaaaggaaataagtaGTCTAcagtaggtatatattttttattatttggttaatacgtaaaaaatattgtgcaccttgtgtttaatattttaaggggTCGAAGATGAGCTGAATCATTTCCAAATTCCTTGCTGTATCAAAAATAACGTTCCCCCTTTTTGATCAACAACTACTATTAATTCAAGTGGGGTTAAATCATGATATGCTATGTTTGATGGAACAAGGAAACTGTGAATTAATTTTTGCCAATTCGGACACAAAAATACCCCTATTTTCAAGTTAAATTGGCGTGTAACACTCCAAAAAAGGTCTGAAAGTTGCTTTCAGGGTGCAGGAGAAgaaatatttatccaaaatggaacattttaaaatacactCTACTGGATGTACCTGTATCAATGTCCATGTTTGTGCCTGGTATACGATAAGGTTTTGTGCAAGATCTCTCCAAAGTGAGGAATGGAAAATGACGAAGAACTTCGTGGACAAACATGTCTAAATACTTCATTCccataatttcattataacttAAGATTCCATTTTGATTTGTATTATTCTGTATGGtatcaaaaatttcttcaaagaGTTTTTCTTGCACTTCTGGATAGTTGGCCAAATAGACGAGCATTGCAGTCATCATTGATGAAGTCGTTTCAAAACCAGCAAACAAGAGTATAAATACGTTTGCAATCAACAAAGTCTCTAACTCTTCTTTATCTAATGCctttaagttcattttttgaattttagcATCCTTGTCAAATTGCGTTATTTCCTCTTCATCGCCATTTTCTTGTCctttactttcaattttattatattcttgtATCAAGAGATCGACAAAATCTCCACGAGTAACATTACTTTTTACGATGCTCAATTGAGCCTTCgatcatttttatgaagaagTCCTGACTTTTTGGGTCCAAGAAAGAAATTGGAAGGATTTTGACTAACCAATTTGGAAGAAATAGGAATAACGCAAAAACCAATGCTTGTCTCCATTTACTCCCCTTCCTACTTGTTATAATGTCAACATTATTCATAAACGGTGATTCGTCAATCGTGTCGAAGCAGCCTGCTTCCACCCAAAACCTGCTTTAGCAATACTTTCCGTAGTATATCGACTAATTATGTACCTTGagtcaatcatttttaaatctaatttccCTATAAAATCCAACATATCGTCTGCAGcctaatatcaaaatatttccttgatgaatatatatattaaatgcgtTTCAATTTGATTACTTTACTTGATCTAAATGGGAGCATTGCTTTTAACTTTCCACTTGTGAAAACCGGGGTCATCATTGTTCGAATACTCTTCCATTTTTCTATATCCGAAAGTACAGAcatcatatttacaaaatacttatttttatccCCCCACAACTTTGGGAAGGGTCTTCTGTTGGAGAAATACTCAAAATCTTTAACTAATATGGTTTTTGCTAATTCAACGTCCAAAACTATAACTCTGGGTACTCCAAAGTCCCAGGCAATAAAGAATTTGTCATGgggatatttttgtttgtatgaaTTCGCATAGTCTCTAAAGCTTCTCCGTCTCAGATATAAATCCCAGAACATTTTTGAGCCAAAAGGGAAGGAAGCCTTCTCTTCAGAGAATCCTTTAGCCTTAAAACTACCATAACCCTTCgttgttttatagtaataccATCCGAGAAGTATAACTAAGACAGATATTATGAATGCAAAATACATCCTagaattatgtacaaaaaaaaaaatgtattaaataaaacaagatacaaaatatattaaggaCATACTTCccagaaatatgaaataaaaaacaatgtttaaatAGAGAAATCTTACTTTTTCTTATCTGAATGAACTTGAATGTTAGAATGTTATCTATTCAACAAGCAACACAGactaatcatataattaattttttgtaattttggcTTTTGTTgtctatact
This is a stretch of genomic DNA from Lepeophtheirus salmonis unplaced genomic scaffold, UVic_Lsal_1.4 unplaced_contig_13522_pilon, whole genome shotgun sequence. It encodes these proteins:
- the LOC121130894 gene encoding LOW QUALITY PROTEIN: probable cytochrome P450 9f2 (The sequence of the model RefSeq protein was modified relative to this genomic sequence to represent the inferred CDS: inserted 5 bases in 3 codons) yields the protein MYFAFIISVLVILLGWYYYKTTKGYGSFKAKGFSEEKASFPFGSKMFWDLYLRRRSFRDYANSYKQKYPHDKFFIAWDFGVPRVIVLDVELAKTILVKDFEYFSNRRPFPKLWGDKNKYFVNMMSVLSDIEKWKSIRTMMTPVFTSGKLKAMLPFRSSKAADDMLDFIGKLDLKMIDSRYIISRYTTESIAKAGFGXEAGCFDTIDESPFMNNVDIITSRKGSKWRQALVFALFLFLPNWLVKILPISFLDPKSQDFFIKMIEGSIEHRKKXNVTRGDFVDLLIQEYNKIESKGQENGDEEEITQFDKDAKIQKMNLKALDKEELETLLIANVFILLFAGFETTSSMMTAMLVYLANYPEVQEKLFEEIFDTIQNNTNQNGILSYNEIMGMKYLDMFVHEVLRHFPFLTLERSCTKPYRIPGTNMDIDTETLFIFPNDAFSLNGEHFEEPTKFNPNNFEDXKKRERSVYSFMAFGHGPRNCIGMRFALLQIKTCIYRTLHSYKILPNEKTVDEIVVAPTEMNPDIKGGAWVKFEKELIERKGFSFYILSIYYL